In one Campylobacter insulaenigrae NCTC 12927 genomic region, the following are encoded:
- a CDS encoding Na+/H+ antiporter family protein, with protein sequence MLLSNPVFIGVVLMTLLCFFRFNVLLSVLLSGILVGVWSQFMNVEYLDIMSFFANLPQAMMKSMQILIDGMQGNLQTALSYILLGAVAAAISKTNLTAYLIKIVSQCISQKKYLLILSLALIACFSQNLIPIHVAFVPLLIPPLLKIFNRLKIDRRAIACALTFGLTTPYMVLPLGFGLIFQTLLVENLNSNGVQINLNDVSQTMIFAVMCMLVGLFLAVFIFYAKPKEYKEEQIAKMDFENLNMGRKEWGVLIGLALTLILQILTHNLPLSGLLGFVLMVILGGVEYKKVNLVFDDGLKIMGYIAFVMLVASGYGEVLKQSGGIADLVKVSVPFMEKSHLMAIAIMLLIGLLITMGIGSSFGTIPIIAALFCPICLELGFSPAAIIFIIGVAGALGDAGSPASETTLGISVGLNADGQSDHIRDTCIPTFIFFNGSLLILGSIIAFLLL encoded by the coding sequence ATGCTTTTATCTAATCCTGTATTTATCGGTGTTGTATTAATGACGCTTTTGTGTTTTTTTAGGTTTAATGTATTATTAAGTGTGTTGCTAAGTGGTATTTTAGTTGGAGTTTGGTCTCAATTTATGAATGTTGAATATTTAGATATAATGAGTTTTTTTGCAAATTTACCTCAAGCTATGATGAAATCTATGCAAATTTTAATTGATGGTATGCAAGGAAATTTACAAACTGCATTGAGTTATATTTTGCTTGGCGCAGTTGCTGCTGCTATTTCTAAAACTAATCTTACAGCGTATTTGATTAAAATTGTTTCTCAATGTATATCACAAAAAAAATATTTACTTATACTTTCTTTAGCATTGATTGCTTGTTTTTCGCAGAATTTAATACCCATTCATGTGGCTTTTGTACCTTTACTAATACCACCTTTGCTGAAAATTTTTAATAGATTAAAAATTGATCGTAGAGCAATTGCTTGTGCTTTGACTTTTGGTCTTACCACTCCTTATATGGTGCTTCCTTTAGGATTTGGACTTATTTTTCAAACTTTACTTGTGGAAAATTTAAATTCCAATGGTGTTCAAATTAATTTAAATGATGTATCTCAAACTATGATTTTTGCGGTTATGTGTATGCTTGTTGGTTTATTTTTAGCAGTATTTATTTTTTATGCTAAACCTAAAGAATATAAAGAAGAACAAATTGCTAAAATGGATTTTGAAAATTTAAATATGGGTAGAAAAGAATGGGGTGTGTTAATAGGTTTAGCTCTTACTTTAATTTTACAAATTTTAACACATAATTTACCTTTGTCTGGACTCTTAGGATTTGTTTTAATGGTGATATTGGGTGGGGTTGAATATAAAAAAGTTAATTTGGTTTTTGATGATGGTCTTAAGATTATGGGCTATATTGCTTTTGTTATGTTGGTGGCTTCTGGTTATGGTGAGGTTTTAAAGCAAAGCGGAGGTATAGCAGATTTAGTTAAAGTAAGTGTACCATTTATGGAAAAAAGTCATTTAATGGCTATTGCTATTATGTTATTAATAGGACTTTTGATAACTATGGGCATAGGAAGTTCATTTGGAACTATTCCAATTATAGCGGCTCTTTTTTGTCCAATATGCCTTGAACTTGGTTTTTCTCCTGCTGCAATAATTTTTATTATAGGTGTTGCAGGTGCTTTAGGCGATGCAGGATCTCCAGCAAGTGAAACAACTCTTGGCATAAGTGTTGGGTTGAATGCAGATGGACAAAGTGATCATATAAGAGATACTTGTATACCTACATTTATATTTTTTAACGGATCTCTTTTGATTTTAGGAAGTATTATTGCTTTTTTATTGCTTTAA
- the ilvD gene encoding dihydroxy-acid dehydratase: MRSDAIKKGHLKAPNRSLLRACGLNDDDFDKPFIGVANSYIDIIPGHFFLNDYAKIIKDEILKNGCIPFEFNTIGVDDGIAMGHEGMLYSLPSRELIANSVETVMNAHQLDALICIPNCDKITPGMLMGALRVNVPTIFVSGGPMKAGVSKYGEKISLSSVFEAVGTFEAKKINADDLKDIECSACPSGGSCSGMFTANSMNTLCEAMGIALKGNGTILALSAEREELLRKAARRICEIALDERFKIRNIINKKSIKNALIVDMAMGGSSNTILHMLAIAYEAGVNLNIEELNNISANVTHIAKIAPSLNTVYMEDIHKAGGVSAVIAELASKKNHILELDAINILGQTLQESIQNVKIQDEAIIRKLDNAYSDVGGLAILFGNIAEQGCVIKTAGLIGGRKFRGKAICFNSQDEAIKGIIKGKVKKGNVCVIRYEGPKGGPGMQEMLSPTSLLTGMGLGADVALITDGRFSGATRGFSIGHISPEAAEGGLIALLEDGDEIEIDIDSYTIQAILSGEQINARKEKFKIPQKEINSRWLKMYQKLVGNASKGAVLNI, translated from the coding sequence ATGCGAAGTGATGCTATCAAAAAAGGACATTTAAAAGCACCAAATCGTTCTTTGCTTCGAGCATGTGGTTTAAATGATGATGACTTTGACAAACCTTTTATCGGGGTTGCAAATAGCTATATAGATATAATTCCTGGACATTTCTTTTTAAATGATTATGCAAAAATTATCAAAGATGAAATTCTAAAAAATGGATGTATTCCTTTTGAATTTAATACCATAGGAGTAGATGATGGCATAGCTATGGGTCATGAGGGAATGCTATATTCTTTACCAAGTAGAGAACTTATTGCAAATTCTGTAGAAACTGTAATGAATGCTCATCAATTAGATGCTTTAATTTGCATTCCAAATTGTGACAAAATAACCCCTGGTATGCTAATGGGAGCTTTAAGAGTTAATGTTCCTACTATTTTCGTAAGTGGTGGTCCTATGAAAGCTGGAGTTAGTAAATATGGTGAAAAAATTAGTTTAAGTTCAGTGTTTGAAGCCGTAGGAACATTTGAGGCTAAAAAAATTAATGCAGATGATTTAAAAGATATAGAATGCTCAGCATGTCCTAGTGGAGGATCTTGCTCAGGAATGTTTACTGCAAATTCTATGAATACTTTATGCGAAGCTATGGGCATAGCCTTAAAAGGAAATGGAACCATACTAGCTTTAAGTGCTGAAAGAGAAGAACTTTTAAGAAAAGCTGCAAGAAGAATTTGCGAAATAGCATTAGATGAGCGATTTAAAATTCGAAATATAATCAATAAAAAATCTATAAAAAATGCTCTTATAGTTGATATGGCTATGGGTGGAAGCTCAAATACAATATTGCACATGCTTGCTATTGCATATGAAGCAGGTGTAAACTTAAATATAGAAGAATTAAATAACATTAGTGCTAATGTAACCCATATAGCTAAAATAGCTCCATCGCTAAATACTGTTTATATGGAAGATATACACAAAGCTGGTGGAGTCAGTGCAGTAATAGCCGAATTAGCAAGCAAAAAAAATCATATTTTAGAACTTGATGCTATAAATATTTTAGGACAAACTCTACAAGAAAGCATACAAAATGTAAAAATTCAAGATGAAGCGATAATTAGAAAATTAGACAATGCTTATTCTGATGTTGGTGGCCTTGCTATATTATTTGGAAATATAGCAGAACAAGGTTGTGTTATAAAAACAGCTGGATTAATAGGAGGACGAAAATTCAGAGGAAAAGCGATTTGTTTTAATTCTCAAGATGAAGCAATAAAAGGTATCATTAAAGGTAAAGTTAAAAAAGGTAATGTGTGTGTTATACGCTATGAAGGCCCAAAAGGAGGACCTGGTATGCAAGAAATGCTTAGCCCCACATCACTTCTAACAGGAATGGGCCTTGGAGCTGATGTTGCATTAATTACAGATGGAAGATTTAGCGGTGCTACAAGAGGATTTAGTATAGGTCATATTTCTCCTGAAGCAGCCGAAGGCGGCTTAATAGCACTTTTAGAAGATGGAGATGAAATAGAAATCGATATTGATTCTTACACTATACAAGCAATTTTAAGTGGTGAACAAATTAATGCGAGAAAAGAAAAATTCAAAATACCTCAAAAAGAAATAAATTCAAGATGGCTAAAAATGTATCAAAAACTTGTTGGTAATGCTAGTAAAGGAGCTGTGCTAAACATATAA
- a CDS encoding methyl-accepting chemotaxis protein, with product MQNVSSKTSEVIAQSEEIKNVTSIIGDIADQINLLALNAAIEAARAGEHGRGFAVVADEVRNLAERTQKSLGEIEANTNILVQSINEMGESIKEQTTGITQINDAVAQIDHVTQENLKIAKDSSVISENVNQIAHDILEDAGKKKF from the coding sequence ATGCAAAATGTTTCATCTAAAACTAGTGAAGTAATAGCTCAAAGTGAAGAGATTAAAAATGTTACTTCTATCATAGGAGATATTGCTGATCAAATCAATCTATTAGCATTAAATGCTGCAATAGAAGCAGCTCGTGCTGGAGAACATGGACGTGGATTTGCTGTTGTTGCAGATGAAGTTAGAAATCTAGCTGAAAGAACTCAAAAGTCTTTAGGTGAAATTGAAGCTAATACTAATATCTTAGTTCAATCTATTAATGAAATGGGTGAAAGTATTAAAGAACAAACTACAGGTATTACTCAAATTAATGATGCTGTAGCTCAAATTGATCATGTAACTCAAGAGAATTTAAAAATAGCTAAAGATAGTTCAGTTATATCAGAGAATGTAAATCAAATAGCTCATGATATCTTAGAAGATGCAGGGAAGAAGAAGTTTTAA
- a CDS encoding ATP-binding protein, producing the protein MKDLKIFLNNTTKSDIYKNLQCNENEILILKQLCKSYLQANASVNTYNLLSEIFGQEEYQYLDCLIDVKNLIEKGFIVQIFSDFKISKNSNLTLNLLQSDLSLSEVFLQVLENKQIDEFLKDEPYENYAAYLKDEFFRVELYQRLRFLLKNTANTKIKEDIKKFENYIKQRLYKSKITNILADIFKEHNLNDKESLIFISLLKEEYLLNTENSYSRDYNFLLHLISDDEKDKKQNYLLLDENSKLLSSNLVEMDEFVNSLGDISKTFYLSDDILQKIVNFKEPKKNKKIQLKNLVKEQDIFELIESNTDINDVIMPQSTKNLLENILKQQDKKVLERLNKWGIKSNKNIEAKIIFYGPAGTGKTMSALSMAKAMKKSVLSFDCSKILSKYVGESEQNVRKIFDTYKELCQNSKQNPILLLNEADQFLSTRIESSGGADKMHNQMQNIFLEQIENFSGVMIATTNFLESLDVAFSRRFEYKIEFKKPDFTQRLMIWEKSLPKNAKFDEQFDKKILANYDLSGAQIVMVIKNTALKAAIAEDGTFKMDYFIETIEKELQSSFDKNKIVGFQH; encoded by the coding sequence ATGAAAGATTTAAAAATATTTTTAAACAATACCACAAAAAGTGATATATATAAAAATTTACAATGCAATGAAAACGAAATACTAATTTTAAAGCAATTATGCAAAAGCTATTTGCAAGCAAATGCAAGTGTTAATACATATAATTTACTTAGTGAAATTTTTGGACAAGAAGAATATCAATATCTTGATTGTTTAATTGATGTAAAAAATCTTATAGAAAAAGGTTTTATTGTTCAAATTTTTTCTGATTTCAAAATCAGCAAAAATTCAAATTTAACTTTAAATTTACTTCAAAGTGATTTGAGTTTAAGTGAGGTATTTTTACAAGTTTTAGAAAATAAGCAAATCGATGAATTTTTAAAAGACGAACCTTATGAAAACTATGCTGCATATTTAAAAGATGAATTTTTTAGAGTGGAGTTATATCAAAGATTAAGATTTCTACTTAAAAATACTGCAAATACAAAAATTAAAGAAGATATAAAAAAATTTGAAAATTATATTAAGCAACGTCTATATAAAAGCAAGATAACTAATATTTTGGCAGATATATTTAAAGAGCATAATTTAAATGATAAAGAAAGTTTGATATTTATTAGTTTATTAAAAGAAGAATATCTGTTAAATACAGAAAATTCGTATAGTAGGGATTACAATTTTTTACTTCATTTAATAAGTGATGATGAAAAAGATAAAAAGCAAAATTATCTTTTGTTAGATGAAAATTCTAAGCTTTTAAGCTCTAATTTAGTTGAGATGGATGAGTTTGTAAATTCTTTAGGGGATATATCTAAAACCTTTTATTTGAGTGATGATATTTTACAAAAAATTGTAAATTTTAAAGAGCCAAAAAAGAATAAAAAAATTCAACTGAAAAATTTAGTAAAAGAACAAGATATCTTTGAATTAATAGAGTCAAATACAGATATAAATGATGTAATCATGCCACAAAGTACTAAAAATTTATTAGAAAATATTTTAAAACAGCAAGATAAAAAAGTACTTGAAAGATTAAATAAATGGGGTATAAAAAGCAATAAAAATATAGAAGCTAAAATTATTTTTTATGGCCCTGCAGGAACTGGTAAAACAATGAGTGCATTAAGTATGGCTAAAGCTATGAAAAAATCCGTATTGAGTTTTGATTGTTCTAAAATTTTAAGCAAATATGTAGGTGAAAGCGAGCAAAATGTGCGAAAAATTTTTGATACTTATAAAGAATTGTGCCAAAATAGCAAGCAAAATCCAATATTGCTTTTAAATGAAGCAGATCAGTTTTTAAGTACTAGAATTGAAAGTAGTGGTGGGGCTGATAAAATGCATAATCAAATGCAAAATATTTTTTTAGAACAGATTGAAAATTTTAGTGGAGTGATGATAGCAACAACGAATTTTTTAGAAAGTTTAGATGTAGCTTTTTCAAGAAGATTTGAATATAAAATAGAATTTAAAAAACCTGATTTTACTCAGCGACTGATGATATGGGAAAAATCTTTACCTAAAAATGCGAAATTTGATGAACAATTTGATAAAAAAATTTTAGCAAATTATGATTTAAGCGGTGCGCAAATTGTAATGGTTATAAAAAATACAGCACTTAAGGCAGCTATTGCAGAAGATGGTACATTCAAAATGGATTATTTTATCGAAACTATAGAAAAAGAATTACAATCATCTTTTGATAAGAATAAAATAGTTGGCTTCCAACATTAA
- a CDS encoding YajQ family cyclic di-GMP-binding protein translates to MANEHSFDISGEIDKQELKNALEQAKKELDSRYDLKGVKSDIKLNEKESSYKLICSSEAKIEVLKDIIISKLIKRGINPSGIKELNRESGANFRLTLKVSDAIDADSAKKINKAIKDSKLKVTSSIRGNEIRVVGKQIDDLQNVMRIVKDLNLELNLSFKNLK, encoded by the coding sequence ATGGCAAATGAACATAGTTTTGATATAAGTGGAGAGATTGATAAGCAGGAATTAAAAAATGCTTTAGAACAAGCTAAAAAAGAATTAGATAGTAGATATGACCTAAAAGGTGTTAAGAGCGATATAAAACTTAATGAAAAAGAAAGTAGCTATAAATTAATTTGTTCTAGTGAGGCTAAGATTGAAGTATTAAAAGATATTATTATTTCAAAACTCATCAAAAGAGGGATTAATCCTAGTGGTATTAAAGAATTAAATAGAGAGAGTGGGGCTAATTTTAGGTTAACTTTAAAAGTTAGCGATGCTATAGATGCAGATAGTGCCAAAAAGATTAACAAAGCCATAAAAGATAGTAAATTAAAAGTGACTTCTAGTATAAGAGGAAATGAGATTCGCGTTGTTGGAAAACAAATTGATGACTTGCAAAATGTGATGAGGATTGTAAAAGATTTGAATTTAGAATTAAACCTGAGTTTTAAAAATTTGAAATGA
- a CDS encoding D-2-hydroxyacid dehydrogenase → MKIVCLDAATLGGADLSIFKEFGELEIYDLTSKEDVVARISNAQVIMINKIIIDKEVIDKTNLKLILQLGTGVNNIDTSYAKEKGIIVKNASGYSTKSVLSHTFALMFAFLNHIPYYDKWSKEGKWCESPIFTDFSRILHSLCGKKHGIIGLGTIGKEVAQASTLFGSEVYYYSTSGVNFDKQYKKLNLEELLTICDVISIHAPLNEKTKNLITKKELKLLKDEAILINVGRGGIIDENDLAWAIDTKNIKVGLDVLEIEPMIKNHSLLQVKNKENLIITPHVAWASVESIQNLIQMVYENLKEYVENGK, encoded by the coding sequence ATGAAAATAGTGTGTCTTGATGCGGCTACTTTAGGAGGAGCCGATTTGTCTATATTTAAAGAATTTGGTGAGTTAGAAATTTATGATTTAACTTCAAAAGAAGATGTTGTTGCAAGAATTTCCAATGCTCAAGTAATAATGATTAATAAAATAATCATAGATAAAGAAGTAATAGATAAAACAAATTTAAAACTTATTTTGCAGCTTGGCACAGGTGTTAATAATATTGATACATCTTACGCAAAAGAAAAGGGCATAATTGTAAAAAATGCTAGTGGATATTCCACTAAAAGTGTTTTAAGTCATACATTTGCTTTAATGTTTGCTTTTTTAAATCATATTCCATATTATGACAAATGGAGTAAAGAGGGAAAATGGTGCGAGAGTCCTATTTTCACAGATTTTAGTAGAATTTTACATTCTTTGTGTGGAAAAAAACATGGTATTATAGGACTTGGAACTATAGGAAAAGAAGTTGCTCAAGCTTCTACTCTTTTTGGGTCTGAAGTATATTATTATTCCACTTCCGGTGTTAATTTTGATAAACAATATAAAAAATTGAATCTTGAAGAGCTTTTAACAATATGTGATGTGATTAGTATCCACGCACCTTTGAATGAAAAAACTAAAAATTTAATTACAAAAAAGGAATTAAAACTTCTTAAAGATGAGGCTATTTTGATTAATGTTGGTCGCGGCGGTATTATTGATGAAAATGATTTAGCTTGGGCTATAGATACAAAAAATATTAAAGTGGGGCTTGATGTATTAGAGATTGAGCCTATGATTAAAAATCATTCTTTATTGCAAGTAAAAAATAAAGAAAATTTAATTATTACACCACATGTTGCTTGGGCTAGTGTAGAATCTATTCAAAATTTGATTCAAATGGTATATGAAAATCTTAAGGAGTATGTAGAAAATGGCAAATGA
- a CDS encoding glutathionylspermidine synthase family protein, whose amino-acid sequence MKFLKVNSLEKSYLEQTGFSWHTDSDGSDYLDSNLVCVSENEANAYYEAVNELYDMFVAAAQEVIDNNRFDELGIPFNLIEAIKMSWENEVHWHLYGRFDLAGGLDGKPIKLIEFNADTPTSLFESAILQWAILKQNNLDESLQFNNIYEALKDNFKRLIVLDDDVSEFEKHYEGWKILFSSIAGSDEDMITTKFLAYIAQEAGFKSEFSYIDEVEFSSEGVFKNDVNFEYFFKLIPWESIAVEEGELAMLLTQIMQNQKAIILNPAYTLLFQSKGIMKILWELYPHHPLLLETSDKTLVGKKCVKKPVFGREGANVSIIEANGDISFQTDGDYQNNRFVYQEFAEFNHHENTYYQAGVFFAYEGCGLGFRKGGLVLDNYSKFVGHIVK is encoded by the coding sequence ATGAAATTTTTAAAAGTAAATTCTCTAGAAAAATCTTATTTAGAACAAACAGGGTTTTCATGGCATACAGATAGCGATGGAAGTGATTATCTAGATTCTAATTTGGTGTGCGTTAGCGAAAATGAAGCTAATGCTTATTATGAAGCGGTAAATGAGCTTTATGATATGTTTGTAGCAGCCGCACAAGAAGTTATTGATAATAATCGTTTTGATGAGCTTGGTATTCCATTTAATTTGATAGAAGCTATAAAAATGAGTTGGGAAAATGAAGTGCATTGGCATTTGTATGGAAGATTTGACTTAGCAGGTGGTTTAGATGGAAAGCCTATAAAGCTTATAGAATTTAATGCTGATACACCCACATCTTTGTTTGAAAGTGCTATTTTGCAATGGGCTATTTTAAAACAAAATAATTTAGATGAAAGTTTGCAGTTTAATAATATTTACGAAGCTTTAAAAGATAATTTTAAAAGGTTAATTGTATTAGATGATGACGTGAGTGAATTTGAAAAACATTATGAGGGGTGGAAAATTTTATTTTCTTCTATAGCTGGCAGTGATGAAGATATGATTACAACAAAATTTTTGGCATATATTGCACAAGAAGCAGGTTTTAAAAGCGAGTTTTCTTATATTGATGAGGTGGAGTTCTCATCCGAAGGTGTTTTTAAAAATGATGTTAATTTTGAGTATTTTTTTAAATTAATACCTTGGGAAAGTATAGCTGTAGAAGAAGGTGAACTTGCAATGTTGTTAACGCAAATTATGCAAAATCAAAAAGCTATCATTTTAAATCCTGCTTATACTTTACTTTTTCAAAGTAAGGGTATAATGAAAATTTTATGGGAGCTTTATCCACACCATCCTTTATTATTGGAAACTAGCGATAAAACTTTAGTAGGAAAAAAATGTGTTAAAAAGCCAGTTTTTGGTAGAGAGGGAGCTAATGTTTCTATTATAGAAGCAAACGGTGATATTAGTTTTCAAACAGATGGAGATTATCAAAATAATCGTTTTGTGTATCAAGAATTTGCTGAATTTAATCACCACGAAAATACATACTATCAAGCGGGTGTTTTCTTTGCTTATGAAGGTTGTGGTTTGGGCTTTAGAAAAGGTGGTCTTGTGCTTGATAATTATTCTAAATTTGTAGGTCATATTGTAAAATGA
- a CDS encoding UPF0323 family lipoprotein, translating to MKHIKTILKLSMISGIAAISAGALSACGNGSNADSNNALNQAANTQGAFVIIEETAPNQYKIKDQFPSDETRVVLKQLDGTERVLSKEEMDKLIQEEAAKIDNGTSNLTNSSNAQMSSGGLSLGETLLASAAGAILGSWIGSKLFNNQNFTNQQRGAFSNQSAYQRSVNSFNKAGTATNSASGAKKSGFFGGGSKASSQTFGS from the coding sequence ATGAAGCATATAAAAACTATATTAAAACTTAGTATGATAAGCGGTATAGCTGCTATTAGTGCAGGTGCTTTGAGTGCTTGTGGTAACGGATCTAATGCTGATTCAAATAATGCTTTAAATCAAGCAGCAAATACTCAAGGCGCTTTTGTTATTATTGAAGAAACTGCACCAAATCAATATAAAATAAAAGATCAATTTCCAAGCGATGAAACTAGAGTTGTGTTAAAACAATTAGATGGTACTGAAAGAGTTCTAAGCAAAGAAGAAATGGATAAGCTTATACAAGAAGAAGCTGCAAAAATTGATAATGGAACTTCAAATTTAACTAATTCAAGCAATGCTCAAATGAGTAGCGGGGGTCTTTCTTTAGGGGAAACTTTGCTTGCAAGTGCAGCTGGAGCTATACTTGGTAGTTGGATAGGTTCAAAACTTTTTAATAATCAAAATTTTACCAATCAACAAAGAGGAGCATTTTCTAATCAAAGTGCTTATCAAAGAAGCGTAAATAGTTTTAATAAAGCTGGTACAGCTACAAATTCTGCTTCTGGGGCTAAAAAGTCAGGGTTTTTTGGTGGTGGATCAAAAGCTAGTTCCCAAACTTTTGGCTCATGA
- a CDS encoding LysE family translocator encodes MFFSILIVHFFGLLLPGPDFLLVSSYALKNGVKSALKASLGVSVAMSIWIILSVLGLSVIFHQFPFLQIILSSCGAFYLLYLAFIIYKNAKNGKLKMQKISISPFFSGFLTNLSNPKVIFYFASVFATFNFDAMQSVLLVMVVILFLETFVYFSLIGILFSNTFIIKFYEKKIKLIDYLSAFIFLIFALYVLLSNLYYFAK; translated from the coding sequence GTGTTTTTTTCTATTTTAATCGTTCATTTTTTTGGGCTTTTATTGCCAGGGCCTGATTTTTTATTGGTGAGTTCTTACGCTTTAAAAAATGGTGTTAAAAGTGCTTTAAAAGCAAGCCTTGGAGTGAGTGTTGCTATGAGTATATGGATTATACTTTCTGTACTCGGTTTAAGTGTTATATTTCATCAATTTCCATTTTTACAGATAATTTTGTCAAGTTGTGGTGCTTTTTATCTTTTATATTTGGCATTTATTATTTATAAAAATGCAAAAAATGGCAAATTAAAAATGCAAAAAATTTCTATTTCTCCATTTTTTAGTGGATTTTTAACTAATTTATCAAATCCAAAAGTGATTTTTTACTTTGCTAGTGTATTTGCGACATTTAATTTTGATGCAATGCAAAGTGTTTTACTTGTTATGGTAGTAATATTGTTTTTAGAAACTTTTGTGTATTTCTCGCTCATAGGAATTTTGTTTTCAAATACTTTTATAATTAAATTTTATGAGAAAAAAATAAAGCTAATTGATTATCTTAGTGCCTTTATATTTTTAATTTTTGCATTATATGTTTTGCTAAGTAATTTATATTATTTTGCTAAATAG
- the rpsU gene encoding 30S ribosomal protein S21: MPGIKVHPNESFDEAYRKFKKQVDRNLVVTEVRARRFFEPMTEIRKKQKISARKKMLKRLYMLRRYESRL, translated from the coding sequence GTGCCAGGAATTAAGGTGCATCCTAATGAGTCTTTTGATGAGGCGTATAGAAAATTCAAAAAACAAGTAGATAGAAATTTAGTTGTAACTGAAGTTCGTGCTAGAAGATTTTTTGAGCCTATGACTGAAATTCGTAAAAAACAAAAAATTTCAGCTCGCAAAAAAATGCTTAAAAGACTTTATATGCTTAGACGCTATGAGTCAAGACTCTAA
- the ccoG gene encoding cytochrome c oxidase accessory protein CcoG: protein MSGCITNFTKKRYIAYFISMIIFILLPFVKINENHFFLLSFDHKKLNLFFIAFDTQELYLMPFVIIGMFLTILFITTLAGRVWCAWTCPQTIARVIYRDLLQTKIFKIYKSIENKQKIAQGFFIKKLLSVVIFYIFSLIMMSAFLWYFVPPEDFFVYIQNPKDHLLLLGILFCTSLAFTFDIVYLGEKFCIYVCPYARIQSVMFDNNTIQVIYDDKRGGVIYDGHTKLHKKPPQGECIGCEACVKICPTHIDIRQGMQLECINCLECADACSKIQAKFDRPSLINWTSAEAIKNKQKVKYFRFRTIGYLVVLCIVFIALIFMGSKKENMLLNINRSSELYQIRRTHDDIEITNAYIFLFQNTDNKPHEYYFDVDLKGIDEGLEISRPKKSFKLNAGEKNKQIVVLKAKKKLADNDRKDTVIPLTIKAYALDDNKIVVTRESNFVYPKNSSLNNK, encoded by the coding sequence ATGAGTGGTTGTATTACAAATTTTACAAAAAAAAGATATATAGCTTATTTTATCTCTATGATAATTTTCATTCTATTACCTTTTGTTAAAATCAATGAAAATCATTTTTTTCTTCTTAGTTTTGATCATAAAAAGCTAAATTTGTTTTTTATTGCTTTTGACACACAGGAATTATATCTCATGCCTTTTGTTATTATAGGGATGTTTTTAACTATACTTTTTATTACAACTCTTGCAGGAAGAGTTTGGTGTGCATGGACCTGTCCTCAAACCATAGCTCGGGTAATTTATAGAGATCTTTTGCAAACTAAGATTTTTAAGATTTATAAAAGTATTGAAAACAAACAAAAAATAGCCCAAGGATTTTTTATAAAAAAATTATTAAGCGTCGTAATATTTTATATTTTTTCTCTTATTATGATGAGTGCTTTTTTATGGTATTTTGTTCCGCCTGAAGATTTTTTTGTTTATATTCAAAATCCCAAAGATCATTTGTTGCTTCTAGGAATTTTATTTTGCACCTCTTTAGCTTTTACTTTTGATATTGTGTATTTGGGTGAAAAATTTTGTATCTATGTATGTCCTTATGCAAGGATTCAATCTGTTATGTTTGATAATAATACTATCCAAGTAATATATGATGACAAAAGAGGAGGAGTAATATATGATGGACACACAAAACTTCATAAAAAACCGCCTCAAGGAGAGTGTATAGGATGTGAAGCTTGCGTAAAAATTTGCCCAACACATATAGATATACGTCAAGGTATGCAACTTGAATGTATTAATTGTCTTGAATGCGCTGATGCATGTTCTAAAATTCAAGCAAAATTTGATCGTCCAAGCTTAATCAATTGGACAAGTGCTGAAGCTATAAAAAACAAGCAAAAGGTAAAATATTTTAGATTCAGAACTATTGGATATTTGGTAGTTTTATGTATTGTATTTATTGCACTAATTTTCATGGGAAGCAAAAAAGAAAATATGCTTTTAAATATCAACCGCTCAAGTGAATTATATCAAATAAGACGTACACACGATGATATAGAAATCACTAATGCTTATATATTTTTATTTCAAAATACAGACAACAAACCACATGAATATTATTTTGATGTGGATTTAAAAGGTATAGATGAAGGTTTAGAAATAAGTAGACCTAAAAAATCATTTAAACTAAATGCGGGAGAGAAAAATAAACAAATAGTAGTTTTAAAGGCTAAGAAAAAACTTGCAGATAATGACAGAAAAGATACCGTGATACCTTTAACCATCAAAGCTTATGCGCTTGATGATAATAAAATTGTTGTTACTAGAGAAAGTAATTTTGTTTATCCTAAAAATTCTTCACTAAATAACAAATAA